The Bubalus kerabau isolate K-KA32 ecotype Philippines breed swamp buffalo chromosome 12, PCC_UOA_SB_1v2, whole genome shotgun sequence region AGGTAGAAAATGGAGCAACTTATACACCAACCAGGACTTTTTTAGGGAAACAGAAAAATGCACTCTCTGGTTGAAATGAGGTTAGCATAccaccttttcctttctctctgggtctcagagGAACTATTTTCTTTGTAACACATTTCCACATCATAATTGGGTTGTTAGTGAGGAGGAAATGTTGGTTTTTATACTGCCTTGACACATGTAACCATAAATAAATTACTAACAGCTGTTGTATGCATTCGCTACATATGTCCTTAAGACTCCATTTGTACTTAAGTAGTTCTGACTATAATTAAAATGCCACTAAGGTATTTTTCAGTGGACAGTGACTATCAAAACTGAAAGCCAAGGCACAAgataaaaagatcttcacagaCTTGAGTCCATAATACATAATAAGGattcttttttttggtcattatttttatttaccataGTTCTTTTAGGAAGTGGGTTTACACCACTGCCACAAAGGTTGAGAATTACTGGTTTAGCATCTAATCATTAactaataaatagaaaattaaagtgtagaaattaaatttttttatggtACTCAGTGAAAAAATGCTAGGTTTGTTGTTTaatgcctcagttgtgtctgactctttgcaaccccagggactgcagcatgccaggcttctctgtccatcaccaatcccggagcttgctcagactcatgtccatcaagtctaatggtgatgccatctaaccatctcgtcctctgtcctctcttctcctcctgccttctatccttcccagcatcagggtcttttccaatgagtcggctcttctcatcaggtgaccaaagtattggagcttcagcatcagtccttccaatgaatattcagggttgatttcctttaggatggactgattggatctccttgcagtccaagggactcccaagagtcttctccaacaccacagttcagaaacatcaattcgtcagctctcagccttctttatggttcaactctcacatccatacatgaatactaaGTTTCagagtaaaaataatacattggATAAGATTCTCATTTTCCACATTTGTTATTATTATCTGGCTTTTTATTATTTGTGTGAGCTTTTACTGAAAAGTAAAAGTCAACTGAAAGCTGACTTTTTAAAGGCACGTTTTATTTTTCAGGCCTATGATAGGTCCTGCACTACCACCTGGTTTCCTTAAGTCTCCACAGAAGAGTGACAAGGGCAGACGTGATCCGGGACAAGTGTCATCATGTTTCAACTCTGAGGTTTGCGGATTTTTCTATTAAAGAACAAGATGTAAGGAACTCAAGACTTTACATAGTAATAACTATAATCATTTGACTCAAATGTAATGTAAGATGTGTCATAGTATACTAATTTAGGATTGTAGCATAGGTAGACGAAGTCAAAAGCTGTCGCAGACCTGAGATTCTGTTAGGAAAATGACAAGGCAGTCATGTGTTGACAGGGTGTGATCTATTCATGCTTCTCATCCTTAAAGGGAAGCTTTTACGTCCTAGAAAGTAGAATACGGTGAACAGTTTAAGGAATCGTTGTGATTTGATGCAAACGAGAGCAAGCTGAGAAATGTTTAAATAGTGAAataattattgtaaaatattgaaattaaCTTTGTCCCACCCAGTTCTGGTACCATTATTTAACAGGGTCACTCGTGGGTATATGatgttttgaaaagaaagagCCGGTGATTCCAAAATCAAGGAGGAAGTCTATTTTCTTAttagagggctgctgctgctgctgctaagttgcttcagtcgtgtccgactctgtgcgaccccagagacagcagcccaccaggctcccctgtccctgggattctccaggcaagaacactggagtgggttaccatttccttctccaatgcatgaaagtgaaaagtcaaagtgaaatcactcagtcgtgtccgactcttcacgaccccatggactgcagcctaccaggctcctccgtccatgggattttccaggcaagagtactggagtggggtgccattgccttctccatatcagaGGGCTAGTCCTTAACAATGGTTGAGATTTGAAGAATATAATTTGTAATGCATTTTCTCCATATATGGGTACTATTTTCAGCTTCTCCAAAGCCTTATGAAATAATTACAATCTCTATCTTAGAGATGCTAAAAGCCAGAGAAATTGGGTAACTTACTCCAAATAGCACAGTTTCTACTTAGCAAAGCCAAAACTCAGAGCCTGATTCTTAGGACTTTAAATCACTGTTCAGTCTGCTGTTCTGCAGTGCCATCCTATATGTGAATTCATAGACTCCTGTGCATCTCCACTGAGAATTCATCAGTTCCACAGAGGTTGTTACTGAAGGAAATGTAATTCAGTGGTTAAGCTCATGAACTCCAGCATTTACTCATTCTTTCAATGAATGATACAACAGATGATTGTAGAACACCTAAGTGTGTCAGGCATTAGTCACAGAAATCGATCTGACAACTAGTTCTGTTCCCACCTTCCAAAACGCCCGCTATTTCCCGGTTTTATTATGAGGTTCAAATGAGACAAAATCCAgttattgagagagagagagtgtgtggcTTAGAATCAGCCATAAGACAAGGTATAATTAACCAGTTATTGTACTGAGAACAATTGCCGTAAAAGTTCAGAGAAGAAACCACAGAGAATTACCATTGAGTGGTTAACAGGGAAAGTATAAACAACACAAATTAACTCACCTGGTCCTGGTAGTTGAAAAAATAAGAGGAAGAGACTACCGGTCCCAGCGGGAGTACAAACATCTTATTGTGATtcatcttgttgtttatcttacCCTCTCTCCTTCTCGAGGTCAAGGACTATTTTAAACCCTAGTGTATATAGCATCTAACACAGAGTCTTACGTGAAAACCCTTTATTAAAATGATTTACCAAGAACAACTTGAATTCAATTTTTGCAACAATATCGTGTCTCTAGAGCACTTTGGGCACCAAGTGCACGCGTTTGGGCCAGCATTTTGGAAGGCGCTGCACAGCACTTCTGTTTCAGTGGACCATACTAAATCATGGAGGCTAATATAGCTTCCAAGAATGTCTTATTCATGTGTTGCTTCTTCCAAAGAGCTCTTTCTGTACCAGGAAAGAGAATGGCTTCAACTCTGTCTTCTCCGACCACTTCCCTGGAGTATTACAGAGGAATTGTGAGGCCAAATCTGTGTCCATCAGGAATAGAGCTGAGTGAGTTAATGAGCTCTGCCGTGGACACACGGGCCGAGGTGGGACAGATCCCACGCCCTGGGTTTGTGGTCCCTGTTGGGTGCGCTTGACGAAGGCACAGGAAAGGTGCTCAGTGATTAGCCAGTGACACGGTGTTTGCTCTTTCGTTCTGTTTCCAGATTATCGGTCTCAGTTAAATTTTGAGTAATTTAGGATCATTTTCTGTAATGTGTCGCTCCACTCTTGGTTTAAAGGTCCTGTCTTGTTTCAGAAGGAAACGGGTAGCAGTGAGGAGGAAGACATTGTTGGGCCGATGCCTGCCAAAGGACCAGTTAACTCCAGTGTAACAGCGGAGTTTGAAAAGAGGGctcagagaatgaaagaaaaactgaCCAAAGGAGATGACGTAAGTTTCAAATACACAGAACACTTTACTCTGAGAAATCGACCACATAGATCAAAAATCTCAATTTTGataacagacatttaaaaaatgtccttctgcatgtgtatgtatataaaaatttgGTCTCTAGGGTAACTCAGaagccataaaaggagaaaactGACAAATTTGCACAATTAAAAATGACAGTATGGCAAAAGAGAACATTAAGTCCAAAGAACAATAAATTAGATGAAAGTATTTATAACATATTTGACAAGAAAAATCATCCATCTATTAAATcattttctcttcagttcagttgctcggttgtgtctgactctgcgaccccatggactgcagcatgccaggtttccctgttcatcaccaactcccagagcttactcaaactcatgtccttcgagtcggtgatgccgactcgatccaaccatctcatcctctgtcgtccccttctccttctgcttctgccttcagtctttcccagcatcagagtcttttccaaggagtcagttcttcacatcacatggccataGTTTTaaaaggagcttcagcttcaacatcagtccttccaatgagtattcaggactgatctcctttaggatggactggttggatctgcctgcagtccaagggactctcaagagtctttctccaacaccacagttcaaaagcatcaattcttcagcgctcagctttctttatagtccaactcgcacatccatacatgactactggaaaaaccatagctttgactagacgggcctttgtctTTCTCCTAATGTCTTTTTCTCTTAACATCTGCCTCAGCTGAGAAGCATAGTCACTTAGGTAGTATtctacacatatatgcacacatgtcCACACTTTCcaggatactttttttttgtttaactttttatttctcttaaaggATTCATCTAAACCAATTACGAGAGAATCTTGGATGACTGAACTTCCTCCAGAAATGAAAGACTTTGGTCTTGGGCCCAGAACTTTCAAGAGAAAAGCTGATGGCAAATCTGGAGACCGATCAGTCTGGACCGACACGCCAGCCGACAGGGAAAGGAAAGCTAAGGTGAGAGGGCTTGTGTGTTCCTGTATTTCTGTCCATGTTGgctctattttgaaaaaaatagaagGCAGAATTATTCCAGGGTACTGTTTCTTAGCTTATGATTCCAAAGGGAAAAGATTTCCCCTGAAGGAAAGTTGTAAGAAAAGAAAGCGACACCAGTTGCTTCCTGTGTATTCATTTATACTATTTCCCAACAAATTTTCTCATTAAACCTCAAGAGAACCTGGAGACATAAGTTTATTAACCTCATTTTATGAAAGGAGACACTGTCCCCTATGAGgtcattttttctggaattaaatGCTGGTAAGTGATGAACAGTAATTCCGTTCTAGACCTTTCTGATTCCAAATCCCCCAGTCTTTATACGTCATACTCTCTCCgtgaaagtttcttttaaaatatcttggaAAAAACCAAGGCACAGATTAACCTAGCAAGTTAAGTGATAGGTAGTGACTGTCTCAGAAAATAACAGTAGCTCCAGTGCACTGAGCTTCACATTACTGTCAAGATAGGCAAAAAAGCCCTTTGCTTAATACATTGACtaatttaccaaaaaaagaaaaaaaactatgcataaaatacatcattattattagattttcttttcttggatttCTACACGTATTatgaaatattccattgttaAGTTAAGAATCCAACCAGTACTAACTCCTTAAATTCACTTCATCAGAAATTCCAATTTCCTTGAGTTGTGAATGCTGTCTTAAATGCTTGACTAATTGGCGCCTTATGATTATAACTTATCAGTTTTAAATTAAACAGTTCCTTACTTAATTCATGCCCCTAACTCTGTTTGTCTTGTTTATTAGTACCTGGAATTATGAagatttctattttcattctatAACCAAAAATTGAATGTCTCCTCTGGCAAGCATCATGTTTGGTCACAAGTCACAGAGAAAGCTCCTTAAGACACTTAGATTTTCATGAAGAATTGGTTGTAAAATAGTGTTGTTCTTAAAATGTGGGTGATGTGTGGAAATCACCTCATTTTAGCAGAATATGTGGCAAAACCATACgttctcttttgccctgaagacTCAAGGAAATCCGAGAGTTATAATGGACAGGTGAGGTGAACCACCACACCTGGGGGGAGAGGCAACAGAAGATGGGGGATAGAAGTGAGCCATACCCACAGCCCCATGCTGGGCATGTGCCCTGAGGAAACCGCCATGGAGAAAGGcttcagtgttcactgcagcactgtttacaatagctaggacatggaagtaacctagatgtccatcgacagatgaatggataaagaattcatggtattaatacatatacataatggaacattactcagccatagaaaggaatgcatttgagtcagttctaatgaagtagatgaacctagagcctgttacacagagtgaagtaagtcagaaagagaaaaattaatactgtatattaacacatgcatacggaatctagaaagatggtcctgatgaacctatttgcagggcagcagtggagacatagacagaacagacttgtggacacagcgggggaagggAAGGGTGAGACAGATTGAGAGCGTAGCTTGGAAGCACACATTACCACATGTCAAATAGGGAGCCAGTTGAGATtcgctgtatgactcagggagctcacacCGGGGCtctgacaacctggaggggtcaggggaggttccagagggaggggacatatatatacctacgGTTGATTcgtgttgatatatgacagaagccaacacagtattgtaaaccgattatcctccaattagtaaataaattttaaaaaagatgtgaGCCACACACCATGAATGACTAGTGTCGGAATGCCTGTCTGCTCTTTCTTAACTGGTCTTTTATAAAAATAGCTTACtggcatttttataatttcacCTTTAAGATTGTCTCCAAAAAGACAACTTAATACCCTTGCTtacatggattttttaaaaatattttttaaatatttatttatttggcttactCAGGTCTTACTTGCTGCATGGAGAGTCTTCCActatggcacgtggaatctttgaTCGCAGCACACACACTCTCCAGCTGTAGCGTGCAGGCTCAGCTGCCCCGTGCCTGTGGCATCCCAGTTCcccgacctgggattgaacctgtgtcccctgcattgcaaggcggattcttgaccaccggGAAAATCCCTTACATGGActttttatttgtgcttttttcaGACCTCCTGTTCCTCATTGTGTGTGAGTACATGTCTAGCCTACAGCTAGATATGCAAGAAGTCTtcctcaaaggaaaataaaacagaaaaatggaaCGAAGAGAAAGTAACCAGTACAATTTGAACTTAAGATTTTAGGTCCTGTGACTGAGTTCTTTAGATCtagtcattctttt contains the following coding sequences:
- the GPALPP1 gene encoding GPALPP motifs-containing protein 1 isoform X2 — encoded protein: MIGPALPPGFLKSPQKSDKGRRDPGQVSSCFNSEKETGSSEEEDIVGPMPAKGPVNSSVTAEFEKRAQRMKEKLTKGDDDSSKPITRESWMTELPPEMKDFGLGPRTFKRKADGKSGDRSVWTDTPADRERKAKEMQEARKSFSKKDEEYIPSGRDKRLAEQVSSYNESKRSESLMDIHHKKLKNKAAEDKNKPQERIPFDRDTDLKVHRFDEAQKKALIKKSRELNSRFSHGKGNMFL